A window of Trichoderma atroviride chromosome 3, complete sequence contains these coding sequences:
- a CDS encoding uncharacterized protein (EggNog:ENOG41), whose amino-acid sequence MSAPTETVAAPDAAPAPAPAPVQAPVQSSAPAHSSPISDADVNHWKDHFNDVLSRPGEHINSKSPAGAGKWSTSLFDCFSPIDTCLITCWVPCLTFGKTHHRIHKSGTLEGYEPVNTSCLLFCVPGLHCILASMQRQSIRGKYNLEGTCLEDMAKSYCCACCNLIQLDKESAHREALLNNVNSEQYQKNEGMAYPGAN is encoded by the exons ATGTCTGCGCCTACTGAGACTGTCGCTGCTCCTGATGCAGCTCCcgccccagccccagccccagtCCAGGCTCCTGTTCAATCTTCCGCGCCCGCTCACTCCAGTCCCATTAGCGATGCTGATGTGAATCACTGGAAGGATCATTTCAACGATGTCTTGTCTCGGCCTGGCGAGCACATCAACTCCAAATCTCCAGCTGGCGCTGGGAAATGGAGCACGTCTCTCTTCGATTGCTTCTCACCAATTGACACATGTCTCATCACATGCTGGGTTCCTTGTTTGACATTTGGTAAAACGCATCATCGTATTCATAAGAGCGGCACGTTGGAAGGCTACGAGCCAGTGAACACCTCG TGCCTCCTGTTCTGCGTACCCGGTCTACACTGTATCCTTGCAAGCATGCAACGCCAATCGATCAGAGGAAAATACAATTTAGAGGGTACATGTCTTGAAGATATGGCAAAGTCTTACTGCTGTGCTTGCTGCAACCTCATCCAGCTTGACAAGGAGTCAGCACATCGCGAGGCTCTCCTCAACAATGTCAACTCTGAGCAGTACCAGAAAAATGAGGGCATGGCCTATCCCGGAGCTAACTAA
- a CDS encoding uncharacterized protein (CAZy:GH30~SECRETED:SignalP(1-20)), producing MRTVVFSSLTLALLSQRARANTTLSLDPSTTWGTWEGWGVSLAWWAKAFGNRDDLATVFFSLNSQTIDGQTLPGLGFNIARYNAGACSNNTYDGDSMVVSSNIKPSRQMDSFWLDWGSSDPTSSSWNWDADANQRAMLQKAKANGANIFELFSNSSPWFFCLNHDPTGNSILNNLQSWNYVNHTVYLANVAQHASQNWGITFQSVEAFNEPTSPWGPSGTQEGCHFDISTMATIIPYLKTSLSERGLSSFIAASDESWYDLAITTWIGLGSSVQSQVTRVNVHGYQYGGGRRDVLWTLANAAKKRLWLSEYAESDGSGAQLFSNLLLDLVWLHPTAWVYWQAIDIPGWGLITGDNDQLTLSGASTKYFVLAQFTRHIRPGMQILTTLDGNTAAAYDASSQKLVIVAGNWNTTQTITFNLNSAKTPGINGSTVPRWSTQTGGGDQYKSYSDIQINNGQFSVPFSVGQVQTFEISGVVLN from the coding sequence ATGCGAACAGttgtcttctcttctctgacCCTTGCTCTGTTGTCCCAGAGAGCCAGGGCCAACACAACGCTCTCACTCGACCCGTCAACAACCTGGGGAACCTGGGAAGGCTGGGGCGTGTCTCTTGCTTGGTGGGCAAAAGCTTTTGGAAATCGAGATGACTTGGCCACTGTCTTCTTCAGTCTGAATAGCCAAACCATCGATGGTCAAACTCTGCCGGGCCTGGGCTTCAACATCGCTCGTTACAACGCAGGAGCATGCAGCAACAATACCTATGATGGCGACAGCATGGTTGTTTCATCGAATATTAAGCCTTCTCGGCAGATGGATAGTTTCTGGCTTGATTGGGGCAGTTCCGACCCCACGTCGTCGAGTTGGAACTGGGACGCCGACGCCAACCAACGCGCGATGCTTCAGAAAGCCAAAGCAAACGGCGCAAACATATTCGAGCTATTTTCTAATTCTTCGCCTTGGTTCTTCTGTTTGAACCATGATCCAACAGGAAACAGTATTTTGAATAACCTACAATCGTGGAATTATGTTAATCATACCGTGTATCTTGCCAACGTTGCTCAGCATGCCAGCCAGAACTGGGGGATTACGTTTCAGTCAGTCGAGGCCTTCAATGAGCCTACTTCACCCTGGGGACCTTCTGGGACTCAAGAGGGTTGTCATTTTGATATATCAACCATGGCTACAATCATCCCATACCTCAAAACTTCACTCTCTGAAAGAGGTTTATCATCCTTCATTGCTGCCTCAGATGAGTCGTGGTATGACTTGGCTATCACGACCTGGATTGGCCTGGGCAGCTCTGTGCAAAGTCAAGTTACGCGAGTCAATGTTCATGGTTATCAATATGGTGGCGGTCGACGTGATGTTCTCTGGACCCTTGCGAACGCAGCTAAGAAGAGACTGTGGCTATCGGAATATGCCGAATCGGACGGAAGCGGTGCTCAATTGTTTTCAAACCTGCTCCTCGACCTTGTCTGGCTCCATCCTACTGCCTGGGTATACTGGCAAGCCATTGATATACCGGGCTGGGGACTCATCACAGGCGACAATGACCAGTTGACACTTTCAGGAGCAAGCACCAAATACTTTGTGCTTGCACAATTTACTCGTCACATCAGGCCCGGTATGCAGATTTTGACAACGTTGGATGGCAACACGGCCGCAGCGTACGATGCTAGTTCTCAGAAACTCGTAATTGTGGCTGGAAACTGGAATACTACTCAAACCATCACCTTCAACCTTAATTCAGCCAAAACTCCTGGAATTAATGGATCAACAGTTCCTCGATGGAGTACTCAAACAGGAGGGGGAGATCAGTATAAGAGCTATTCAGATATACAGATCAACAACGGACAGTTTTCTGTGCCTTTCTCTGTTGGGCAGGTGCAGACGTTTGAGATCAGCGGCGTTGTATTAAACTAG
- a CDS encoding uncharacterized protein (EggNog:ENOG41): protein MPLQPPPTDKLFASADEAFQTLQDHAREEGYAIVKKRPSSYENNLPRRYDIACVCGNGEYKSQAAGLRKSRTKRTGCPFKMKIVQRKDTGDQWVPGILCPDHNHAPNLAVNFPIHRRAALTEEQRHNIEVLLEKTKLSARAIIELMKKQYPEILLTEKDVWNIRQKKKKWMGAADLNTEVAEALKKAGVL from the coding sequence ATGCCGCTCCAGCCTCCTCCGACAGATAAGCTTTTTGCATCAGCAGATGAAGCTTTTCAAACTCTCCAAGATCATGCACGAGAAGAAGGTTATGCCATTGTGAAGAAACGCCCCTCGTCATATGAAAACAACCTACCGCGCCGTTACGATATTGCGTGCGTATGTGGGAATGGCGAGTACAAGTCACAGGCAGCCGGGCTGCGGAAATCAAGAACAAAACGCACAGGCTGCCCcttcaagatgaagattgtGCAGAGGAAGGACACCGGAGATCAGTGGGTGCCAGGAATTCTGTGTCCAGATCATAACCACGCCCCTAATCTTGCGGTTAACTTTCCTATTCACCGGCGCGCTGCCTTGACTGAGGAGCAGAGACACAACATCGAGGTGCTCctagaaaagacaaaactcTCGGCAAGGGCGATCATTGAACTGATGAAGAAACAATATCCCGAGATTCTTCTGACAGAGAAAGACGTCTGGAATATacggcaaaagaagaagaagtggatGGGCGCGGCAGATCTAAACACGGAGGTAGCGGAGGCGCTTAAGAAAGCAGGGGTCTTGTAG
- a CDS encoding uncharacterized protein (TransMembrane:2 (i25-41o47-67i)): MKAWKMYPVDTNSALICIVQRVQRLFYLWVIFIICFIDIILRRSTIGAYIDSLSLSPFFFPSFLLTMHTQKLVTDFFTIRVTANSSIDEETAAVLSLISADGGINSQESERRLKGRTSKSQEASIRANSAKVVTRSAPVNITSPS, encoded by the coding sequence ATGAAGGCTTGGAAGATGTACCCAGTAGATACAAACAGTGCCCTTATTTGCATTGTGCAAAGGGTGCAAAGGCTCTTTTATTTATGGGTTATCTTCATAATATGTTTCATAGATATCATACTGCGCCGCTCCACAATTGGAGCGTATATagattctctctctctctccccctttttttttccttcttttttattgACAATGCATACCCAAAAGCTTGTCACGGATTTCTTCACTATTCGAGTCACTGCTAACTCGTCTATCGATGAAGAAACCGCCGCAGTCCTGTCTCTTATCTCCGCAGACGGTGGCATCAACTCCCAAGAGTCGGAGCGTCGCCTGAAAGGCAGGACCTCAAAGTCCCAAGAGGCTTCGATCCGCGCGAATAGTGCAAAGGTAGTGACCAGATCGGCGCCGGTTAATATCACGTCACCAAGTTGA
- a CDS encoding uncharacterized protein (EggNog:ENOG41) encodes MLRQPSVMQYSWPGGYCPPIPAWRSTALLVINSQYGYRDPSWGDGASNPDYEKNVSSLIAKFRSYSETTPEDELPLIIHAQLKPIWVNSPLYPGKTGPYGVNGEEKKGMDFLECSIPDEASSLSGPTASSDSVVSSESTQASEPTASLESANSSRSPSNEVIITCRGPNVFSNTPLESLLKKRNIRTLLVAGISTDHAVSTTVRSAYDLAMDGRWGGPGYIEHTFRWLHTDGAGVYGQKKHVFGGNQEVSQEDLVDYAVDMARIILIGDGTRCFGKGGVDADMVHRVHVESLNAFAEVINTATVLRQLYQDERWKKWTFS; translated from the coding sequence ATGCTGCGCCAACCTTCGGTGATGCAATATTCCTGGCCCGGTGGCTATTGCCCGCCTATCCCAGCATGGAGGTCCACGGCGCTTCTCGTCATAAATAGCCAATACGGATATCGCGATCCTTCATGGGGCGACGGTGCTTCCAACCCCGATTACGAGAAGAACGTTTCCAGTCTCATTGCCAAGTTTCGCAGTTATTCCGAGACTACGCCCGAGGACGAACTGCCTCTCATTATCCACGCCCAGCTCAAGCCAATATGGGTCAACTCTCCATTATACCCTGGAAAGACCGGTCCTTACGGCGTGAatggcgaagagaagaagggcatgGACTTTCTAGAATGCTCGATCCCTGATGAGGCCTCTAGTCTGTCTGGCCctactgcttcttctgaCTCTGTTGTTTCGTCTGAATCCACCCAAGCATCTGAGCCTACTGCTTCGCTTGAGTCAGCCAACTCTTCCCGCTCACCATCTAATGAAGTCATAATAACTTGCCGCGGGCCCAACGTCTTCAGCAACACGCCTCTGGAATCCTtgttgaaaaagagaaacataAGAACGCTGCTCGTCGCTGGAATCTCAACAGACCACGCTGTTAGCACCACCGTTCGTTCAGCTTATGATCTAGCCATGGATGGGAGATGGGGAGGGCCGGGCTATATTGAACATACCTTCAGATGGCTGCATACGGATGGGGCCGGGGTATAtgggcagaagaagcacgTTTTCGGCGGCAACCAAGAAGTCAGTCAAGAAGATCTGGTTGACTACGCTGTAGATATGGCGAGGATCATCTTGATTGGTGACGGAACAAGATGTTTTGGTAAAGGAGGTGTCGATGCTGACATGGTCCATCGAGTTCATGTCGAAAGCTTGAATGCATTTGCCGAGGTGATAAACACTGCTACTGTCTTGCGCCAATTGTATCAAGAcgaaagatggaaaaaatGGACGTTCTCCTAG